CAGGAAAAATGCAGGGATGGCCAGTGCAATGGGGTCGAGTTTCATTGGTTTCGTGCTATCTCAGGGCGCGCCGGATTTCGTTGTCGAGGCATCATAGCCCAGAGGAAGCGGAGGTCACACCATGAGCGAGTTTCAGGCAGTCATCGACGGGGAAGCGCTGGAGAAGCGCCTCGAGAGCGTTCGCACCGTGCCGTTTCACCAGTTTCTGGGCCTGCGCATCGAGGAGGTGAGTCCCGGCAGCGCGCGGCTTACCCTGCCCGCCTCCGATGCCATGCGCAACAACGAGGGGATCCTCCACGGCGGAATCACCTACGCGCTGCTTGATGTGGCCTGCTATTGCGCGG
The sequence above is a segment of the Chrysiogenia bacterium genome. Coding sequences within it:
- a CDS encoding PaaI family thioesterase — protein: MSEFQAVIDGEALEKRLESVRTVPFHQFLGLRIEEVSPGSARLTLPASDAMRNNEGILHGGITYALLDVACYCAAAPLFGNDENAVSHDIHVSVLRSAGDQDVELRGRVLKRGRNIIFGESEAWSGGKLIARAAVTKSIVSLKR